tccttgaaagaaatttaaacatagaaagagtctatacaactctgaggccttaggtgaactgggtacgcaaatatacctgctaaacaagtggtacatggcgatgtgtaaacggggagaggcctttgtttctgtcagagttagaaaccaatattacttccgtggcgatgacgttatatatgtcgagtttttagaattacaccaactatgccacctggactctctcaacaaaagtctcattagctgctattgtctgtaagtgtgattattttctattattaaagtgtatatatataaagctacatatatatatatattatatatcctcacactatatttttatatatgcagatatgagatgatagaactcagaaagagaaaggataatgatgctggtttcgttgatccaaatgtcgtattcaaacaccctaatcccccgcctcaatggaaagctgaactcgagaaaaatctcatgaggttcttagtgaaccaacaaaacaaggatatACTCTCCCCCTACAActttaagtgagtgttaaataattaatatcgatcatatggacatttgttcaattatttgcttactagctaagctatctcccatatatatatgttgactctagttaatatcgatcatatttgtgtataaaaacatatgcagcaattactggatattgatggtcattgatatggccaatagtcggttgagcatcttagactcgttaagaaaagatcaaacagagtaccaagatatgatagatattattcaagggtaatttggtctctctagcaactatgtataccccgatctcttaactgcaacaattattaaaggccaaattaattttttattttattgggcgcagtgtttggaaaagtttcattgaggaacaccacatgaaatattataaagtgccactagatgtaatcgcacacaaagtaagtactagctatatatatatatatatatatatatatatatatatataattcaattaacaccatgcatgctttcaatttaccggatcttttttctcgtaaaagtgggttctgaggcaagatcaggggaccaactactgcgaatactatgtttgcgagttcatcatggcgtacgcaaaaagaactcctaaagagatcctcaaagtacgttatataaatatattcatatattcacaatttcttttattgcttatatatataagtaatcacgtgaccaacatatatatatatatatattaatatttttcctttattattgaagactctatggttgaaggaaaaagtcatacgacgtgatcaacttaaagcaattcaagagaccatagcaggattttttAATGATCAGGTCTTAAACCCGCCGacaagttctacaatgacgtgaacaaaacatggaagccaaaccagatggagtgaatttgttatcccaaggatatgatagaatatacaatgcaagctttatttgtaatatatatgtacataaaataacgtataatatatgtatatgcatgtaatatatatgttagtttttcatactttagtttgtacaaattgttcgaacattataagcgtgtagaatacgtatattattagcagcgtagaatgtgtattcaaaaaccaaaatgaatcatcaattgaaaatagaaaaaaaaagaaaaaaaagaagaaaacctttagtcccggttggtaataccaagcgggactaaagggtcggccCACGTGGTTAGgccaggaggcctctttagccccggttggtattaccaaccgggactaaagatggacctttagtcccgggcgagaaattGGAACTAAAGGATGGGCCCTTTAGTCTCacattcgtgctcccggttgaaaAATTGAGACTGAATGGGTTTCCCAACTAAAAGTACAGCTCATTTCTGTACTAGTGGTTAGACTAGGTAAGGAGTAAGGACGAGGTACCAACTGACAGGTGGGGGCCCGAAGCTACTGGCTGGGACTACACAGTTTGGCATCTTTGGTGTTTTTTTATGTCTCTTATCTGGATACAGCTCTAGCATCTATTCATGTACAGACACAAACCAACCCCATGCACGCACATCACACTCACACCACGCGTACGCAAACAAACCTATAACTACACCCAAATCATCAGATCGTGTCTTTTGTGATATTACCGGATTCAACCATGGCACCGTAGACGACGGGCACGTCTCGTTCCCTTTATGGCTACGCGTGAGAGACAACAAAATTTATTGAAGACAAACCCGGTGAAAAACTAGAAATTCGCAGCCACAGAGCTCGAACTCTGGCCGGCGAGGTCCCAACCACTGGGCCTTGCCAGCCGAGCTACTCTCGGTTCTCGGCATCTTTGGGTTGGGTTGGGTCCGTTGGCACACGAGAGACACGAGCATGTGCATGGGCTGGCGGCTCATTGTTCAtttactgctgctgctgcagttGTGCGGCTCGCATGGTCGCATAGAAGGCGTAAGCAGTAGCACACTACGAGTAGTAGAGAGTTAATCCAGTCCGGTCCAAGCTCAAGCTGCATGATGCAACCAAAGCAAAGCACTGTCTGTTTGCCGCTGCTTTGACTAGCCTTCTTCATTATATTTGCATGGACCACCCAGTGGTTTTGCACAGTTATTTGGCGGCAGTACAAGGCACGGTATCATGGTCATAGCTTAGCCAGGTACGTACGAATCAGGATCAGGACGCGCCGAAAGGTTACGGCCTTTCACCACGGCTCGCCTGTCTGTCCTAACGTACGTACTACGTGTATGCCGCGGCCTCGCCTTGCAAACGACAGACTAGCCATGCATGGTTCTACGGCCGTGCCTGCATGCAGCTCCAAAGGAAAAAGTCGCAAAGCCAATAACAATAGAATAACAGTTGACGGCGGTGGTCGTTGCGTTGCGGCGCGCCAGAGGTGGGGAGTGAGCGCAGTTGCTACTGCTAGCGGTGGTCGTGGccatagatggccaacgggccggcctggcccggcacgccgtgcctcccggGCCGTGCCGAGCTGGGCACGGCCTGCTAGGCTGTTTTTCGTGTCGGGCCGGCCCGGTAAGCACGGCCTGTTAGGGAGGACGGGCCAGCCCAAGGCCCGCTTCAGCAGGCGATGACGGCGTCATGGCCGAGGGGGCCGCCGGCCGCGTCGGCGGCATCAGAGAGAGGAAAGAGAAGAACATGAGAGGCAGTAGGGGACGAGGGGCAGCACGGgagcgcggtggcggcggcggtgcatgGAGCCATGGAGGAGGCCTCAAGGTAGATCTGCAGTGTCAATGGCCATGGCAAGCTCAAGCTTGTTCATCTCATTCCAGTAAGAAAAATCgaaaaaacaacaaaaatcaCAGGGCTCTAGATCTCACGGATCAATCATAAGTCCACAACACCACAAAAGAAATCGGAAAATAGAGGAATCGGACAAAAGTCATGCATTCACACAAATTAGAGAAAAGGAAGAGGGAGCTCGGAGGAGAGGCACACTGCCTGCGCCCGGATCCATGGGGAGGAGGCCGTTGTGCCACCCCTGCGCACGGATCCGAGGAGGGGAGGACTCTACGCCGCCCCTGCGCGTGGATCCGTGGGGAGGAGGCCTCCGCGCCGCCCCTGCGTGTGGATTCGTGGGGAGGAGGCCGCCCTGCGAGGAAGAAGGGAGGACGCCGGGGGAAGAGGATGCCGCGCTGCGCCACCGTGCGTGCGGTTCTGAGGGGAGGGGCCGTCGCCGCGCCCTGAGCTCGGTTATGAGGGAGGGAGAGCGGAGCGGGGATGGGCGATGGCTGCTGCGTGGGGGCGTGAGGCTATGCGGGGCCATATGAGAAGGAGGGGGAAGCGGCAGGCCGGGCCGCCAGCGGGCCGCCGGCTCTGTAGCAGGCCATGCCGTGTCagcccacgtgcctggggtaaggcctGCTCCTCTGGGCCGTGCAAGCTCGGGCCAGGCCTGGCTTGGACCGAGCAAAAAAACGGGCCTTGGGCCGGGccgacgggctcgggctgcatgggCAACTATGGTCGTGGGCAGCAGGCTGGCCACTGGCCAGGCACGTGCCGCGCAAAGGCTAGGCCACGAGGTGCTCTGCTCTGTGGCCTGTGGCCCTGTGTGGGCCGTGGCATTGGCATGCACCGGCAGGCACAGGCGAATTGGCGATGGTCCAGCGCCAGCCGGCCGGCGCGAGGCAAGGCAGGCAGCACCGTGGTCGGGTTGGATTCCAATTCCATCTCATCTCGTCTCATGCATCCACCGATGGCATGCACGAGAACGCCGGCAGATCGGGGCCGCACGGACACATGGGCGTGACTAGGCCGCTGCCACGCTGGGCCCCAGCGCCGTCCGACTTGCTCGTGATCTGCCCCGTTGTTGTACTGGGAGTACAATGTACAGTTACAACGCCGGTGACGGTGGACGTCTCTCTGCTCTGCTCGACTGCTCCTCTACAAACGACGGAGTACTATTGGCAAATGGCAAAGCAAAAGTTTTTCCAACATGTCGGAGCGTGTACGTACCACATCAGGTCCAGTGAACAAACTCCTCCTAGCTAGCTAGGGTAGGCACCGCTTGAAGGGCTAGTAAGCTAATAGGCCTGTGTTAATTATGCTGCAGCTTCTGCGGTTAGTAGCATTAATAATCCCGGAGTCCGGAGGATTGAGGAAAgaggaaaggaaagaagaaagaacgaACGATAGCGCCATGCACTTTGGCCATGTTCGGAAGGACTTATGGCTGCTGCGGCTAATTTGTAGGactgatttgttacgagagaaataCTGTTCCATAGCTGAAAAAGTAGAGCTGATTCTGGtttataagctcaagcgaacagattGTTGCTCGCCACCCGGCGTTAACAAACGCAAGGCGTCGGGCCATCAAATCTCCGGCGGCGACGCGAGATGCCGGTGTCGGTGCGCCCGTAGCCTGTCCATTCAGTCTCCGCCTCCCGGCACGCCGAGAGCGCCGGAGACCGATCCAGCAGCCGAGCACGAGCAGAGCATCATATTCGTCTGCCATTACTTTTAGTCATGCCTTATCAGCTAAACGAACAAGACACTAATTCCTTCACTAATCATCTTACTTCAGCTAGtacgactaaagtttagtagatgtcacatcggatatttGATACTAATTAGAAAGACTAAATATAAATCTAATtatgcttaatagattcgtctcgtaaattagtctcaatccatataattaattttataattagtctatatttaatattctaaattagtgtcaaacatcTGATGTGATAGGGACATACTATGGGAAACTAAACACCCCTGAATACGACTGACTGGCTACTCAGGAACTACTGGTCTTCATCCATCCAGCAAATAATTGCGTGGCGCGGTATATTCTCCTTTTTCCTCCTCAGAGCCTCACCGGCTAATTTCTAACATTACCCGTCGCATTCAGATCCCTAGCTTCCGATTTTCAGATGTCGACGTCGGCTCGGTGGATTGGTTTTGATTTTACTGGAGCCTGGAGCTGCAGGGGAGGACTGCTGGTGGCTGCTGCATCGCACTAGCCAAGCCAGCAGCATCCCCAAAAGCGTGTCCCCGAAAGCATCGCCTTTCTACGACCCGCCCACCCCGGGTTGGCTTCTTTGGGTTCATGGGTTGCGTTGCCACTGCCAGCCACGGAGAAAAGCACCAACACTACTATCGCTCGCCGATCGTCTATTCTTCGTGTGCCACGTTCCTTTCTTCGTGCGCCACGTTTTTTTTTCCAACATGAAAAACTTATAGTAGTACTATTAGCAGCTCTTCTTTTTTGTTAAAGCTCGTACTAGTAGAGCAAGTGTTTTACTGTAACCAGAGTGAAATGAAATAGCTGAAGTGGTGAAGAAATATACTCAGAGGAAGAACTGAGGTAAATGTAGGCACCCACCACACCACCAAATCATTCAAATTATTTCCATATCTCACTTCCCTTTCTTTGTATTATATAATAACACTGTCCACTACAGTAGATTCATTCGACAAGCAAAAGTAAaatcaaagaaaaaaaatgtaaaattaaaaaaaacatctttttcagcctattcggttggctgattcatatcattgctggttcatgaagaaatactgctgactggtttatgtgagaaaaaaatattgtttcggctaGATATTTAGGATCGTTTAAGTCATGGCCAAACAAACCTGCTTTAGTGACCTGCATCTGCTGAAGGACTGAAGAGTGGGGGGACCGGACCGTCCCCCCCAGCCAACAACGCTGACACCTCTCCTCCCAACAGCTCGGTTCCGCGTCAGCAGGCCGCGGAGACAACACAGAGTGGTCCTTCAATCACACACCCCAAATCCTGTGAGATCTTTTTTACACACACCAGAGCCTCCTCTCCAAGCCTGTCTGTCTCGTCTGTTTTGGCTCTGCAATGGATGTTTGCATCAAGCAAGCAGAGCAGTACTGTAATAGTCCGGGGTTACATGTCGGTAGTCACGCTTGATCGCATGTTGGTAGTCACCCTGTTTGCTaatacaatatttttttctcgtaacaaaacaacatcaaccggcttataagccacgtaAACGATCAATCGTACAGGGTGAGTAGAAGTATCTTGTGGTTGGTAAGCATCACACCTAGTGCTATCAGTGTATATGGCTGTTGTAGCAGTAGCATATCATGGACATGGAGCTAGCTAGGTAGTATATTACATCAATGCTAGTGGGTGGTAATAGTAAGTACTAATCGTAGTAATTAGTGGTAAATGCATGTAATGTAACAGGAGAGCAAGCACTAATCTGTTGCTGCGAGTGCTTCTCAGCTTGGTGTGGATCTGCTCCTACTGAGGTTTGGTTTcatgaaaaggaaagaaaaaaaggaaCTGAACTAACTATGCTGCGACTTCTCCATTCTTTTTTGTTTCCCTATATTCCACTGGCTTGTTTCTTTGCTTCTAGTATTCCTGCAGGGATCGAAACGAAAGTAAGAACAGCATCATTCCACATCTGAAAAGCATATCATTTTGGAAGCATGGTGCTCAGTGCTTGAGATCCATGCATGGCTTTCGCAAAAGGAAGACGATGAAGTGCTTACTATGATTAGGCAGTAGTATCATACTCCCTCCCATTGAGGGCTTAACTTTACATCCCGATCGCGCCGGCGCCGTGATCGGAGGACAGCCTGCCAGCCAACGGATTGCATGATGCGTTTCAGGCCTTGAGCAAATCATGGCGCCCAGATAGATTAGATAGAACCGCGCGATTTGCGGGTACGATGTGGTTGTATACCTGGACATGGGGAAGAAGTAGGGCTTCGGCGAAGGTATGTCCAGAGCAGACGGCCTGAGATGGCCAGTGAGGCCACCGCCATTGTTGATGCCGGCAAAGGAGGCGGCCGTGGCGTTACGACCAGGCGAGGCAGCAGCTGCGGCGGCGATCTCCGAGTCGCTGGGCGCGAAAGGATCGCGAGAGAACGCCGTGGCGGCGGACTTCTTGGTCGGCCACGCGAACGGGCTGTCCGGCAGGTTGTGCTCGGCACTGCAGGGGAGGGAAACAACGCAACGCGTTAAAAAGGAGTCACTTCCCACGGATCAGTTGGTGAAATGTTGCTTCTCTGCGTTGCTGGATGAAAGCAAAATGTGATGGACGCAACAAATGATGGCGATAATGACTTGTTTAGCGCTAATTCCATTCCACCTTTGGTCACTGTCTGCGTTCGGGCTCGCATCGCCGGCAGATTCCTCCTTATCGCCTCCGTTGACCGCTCCCCTCTGAGGAAGAAGGAAGCCGCTGCTGTCCTTGGGGCCGTGTTCCCCTGCTGAAATCGAAATCAACCAGGGGGGGGGGGGTCAGAAATCCCGAATATCGCCAGCTATTCATCAACACATCCGTGCCGAAAAAGGTGAAATGGCGTCGCATTCTGTCGCTATCCCTACCTGAATCGGGCGGCGACTCGACGGTAGGAGAGGCGACGGCTCGCGTGGGGCTGAAGGGCATGCCGATGGGGCTCGGCGACGAGCGAGTCTTGAGGTCCAGCAGCTGCAGCCCCATCAGGCGGCGGCTCTGGAGctccatggcctgctgctgctcctccagctTCCTCCTCAGCAGCATCTCGTTCGCGCTGTGCGAGTGCTGCAGCATCCTCGCACCTGACGGCAGCAAACAAGCATCAGTACACACTCGGGGTCTGAGCACCGATCATTTTGCAACAGATGCCGAAATGCCTTACCGAGCTGGTGCAGATCGAAGTGGTCTCTGGCGTCCAACCCGTTGGAGAAATCCACCCTCTCGCCTTGCAGTTGCTGCTTCCTGCAGATTAGCAGCAGAGCGATCGGTCAATGACATGATGCCGTAGAGCGAAAAGCCTAGAAGGGGGAAGCACACGAAGGCAAAATGGAAGGTCGCGGCATGCCTGTACTTGTCGGGGACCTTGCCCTTCTCCTTGTAGGGCTTGACGAGCACGCGCGCGTCGCAGATGAAGTGCGGGTTGCCCTTGGCCAGGATCAGCTTCACCGTCTCCGGGTACACGAAGGTGACGAACCCGAACATGCGCTTCTGCTGGTACGGGATGCGCACGTCGTGGACGGGGCCGTAGATGCTGCAGTGGTTCGCCGGAGCCGGTCAGAAGAGACCGCGCATGGTTCCCGGGGGACCGGAGCAGCGCGCTGGTAGAGGAACACAGGAACAGTTAGTTACCTGAAGTAGTTGGAGACGTCCTCCTCGCGGAAGGTGCTGTCCGCCGGGAAGGTGAGGTAAATCTGGCGCGAGCCCGGGTTCATCATGCTCGCCAAGTCGGCGCGGTCCAGCCGCGGCCGCCCCATGAACTTGTGCGCGTCGTCGCCGCCCAGCATCAGAGCCGCGGCGGCCGCTGCAGCTGCCGCCCTGCAGGAATCGGGGAGATCGTGAGCACGAGCGAGAGGGGGGAGTGTCTAATGTCTGCGAGCTAGCTCCTCCAACATGCATGGCAGACCTCTGGTTCTcgttctgctgctgctgcaagagcAAGCTGAGGCACTTGGTAGCCGCGGACGGGGAGCCAGGGAGCGAGCCGGTCGGGGAGTAggggaaggcggcggcggcggcaaggcgcTGGGACTTGGAGCGCAGCAGGATGTCCTGGCACTGCTGCTCCAAGGTGGCGGTGTCCATCTTAGCACCGGCGAGAGCGGTGGCGTCGTCGGGGAGGCCGCCGTGCACGAACCGGCAAGCGCTGCCGTTCTTGCAGTACCCGCGGGCGTAGTACAGGCAGGGCTTCCAGCCGAGTCCGTCGGCCCCGCCGAGGCAGAGCTCGCTGACCGACGAGCTCCGGCGGTGCCCTGGGCCGCCGCCATTGGCCCAGCCGAGGCCGCCGTACGGGAAGAACACGGCGGCATCGGCAGACCCGGGGCTCCGGCACTCGCCGGCGGCGTCTAACAGGGGCAGCTGGTGGCCGCCGCCGGCGTCGTTGAGGAACGCGAGCTGCTCCTGCAGCTGGAGCTCGTAGAGGAGCGGGTCCCCGGCGGCGAAGAAGGGCGACGGCGGGGCCTTCCCGCCTGCGGCCGGGCTCATGAGGTCCTCCCCGACGGCGGCCAacgcctcctccgccgccgcgccaTTGCTGACGACGCTGTTGCTCCTGGAGAACACGGGCGGCGGTGCCCACGACGAGGGCGACGACACCGAGAGCGGCGACGGCGCGGTGCcggcgccaccaccgccgctgcgGCCGGAGTTCTGGCGTGAGAGGAGGAACGGCGAGTGCGCGGCGGAGGTGGGCGTGCCCGAGCCGGAGCCCGGTGCCGGGAGCAGGCCGAGGTCCTTGCGCGCCTTGGCCATGACGGTGTGGAGCAGCGCCTCGGGGCCGAAGGCGAGGCGTATCATCTCCTTCTCGCCGTGGTCCTGGATGAGGAGGGAGCCCATGATCTTGGCGGCGTGGTCCGGGTCCAGCGCCTGGATCCGCGAGAACACCACCTTGGTGGCCTCGTAGGCGTCCATGGATGGCCGGCTCTACTCTGCCACCCGcaagcacgcacgcacgcaccggCACCACCAGAGAGCTTCCTTTTTGCCTCTTCTTGGACCTCTGTTCTCGCAGCTACGGTGTGCTAGTACAAGAAGAGTGAGCAAGCTGTGCTCTGCTCAAGCTCGAGGCTGGCTGCTAGCTTCACTTCACTAGGGTAGGAGCTCACTTGGAGCGGCGCCAGGCCACTGGGGCAGTGAGCGGCTGCTCCATTTCCCAAAGCCAAGCCCCGGAGGTTGCGGCGTCGGGCAGGCTACGCTACGCTACAAGGGGGGAGTAGGGAGCGGAGGTGCGCACCTCGCCCTGCCTGCATCGCTATCTATCTATAAGCTCCCCTTTCCTCACTGTGCGCTCAGGTCTGTTGCCTTGTGCTTTCTCGGGACGGGATGGAGGGGCCGGGCCCGGGGGAGGGGACGAAGGACCCCGCGCGCGAATTCCGTTTCCTCCGGGGTGGTTCCTGGAATCCGTCTGCCGGGTCTCGCTCTCGGTACTCGGAGCATTTCCGAGCGCATTTCGCTTTGTTTTCTCTTGGTCGAGGCGGGTGAGGAGGATGGCCGGAGCAGAGCAGCGGATAGATAGATCTAGATCTCCGTGGCCCCCAGGCCTCTGTTACCGtgtcgcccttcttcttctttttttccccctctctctctctctctccgcttCGCGGAGCACGGCAGCGGTGTGTTTTGTGGTGGATCCATCGTCCTCGTTGGATACCAGGTACCACCGTGATGACGGTTTACCAGCACATGATGATACACGCTAGTACCCGAAACCAACACTTATTACTCTACAGTGTTTTCATTTCTTTTGTTATTATTAGAACCTGCAATGCGTTTTCAACAGTTTGCTAGCATGTGCCATTCATGTCTGAGTTACGGCAATTTCAAGAGACTCTCTATGTCCCTGCTAATTGCTACGCTATAGAGACTTTGGTGAAAAATCTGCCCACCGATAACTTACTTAAATGTTTATCAAATGTAGCTATCTTATTTCAGATTTTTTGTTAGTCAATAATAGAAAAACGAGAATAACACTCTAGAGTGTGCACGAGATATGAAAAAAAATGTTAGAGAGTGAAAAGATCTAGAAAGCGATTTCTATGCAAATGACGTAttgactctccaaatgatgatttagaaagACGGGGAGTCTCCAACCCAAGGATGCCCTAATTTTAGAAAACTTCGTTTTTTAAAAGATAGAGTTCGGTTGTCCGTGCAACTTAATCTATCAAACTTGTTACACACGAGCCTCTCTTATCATAATAGTCTAGGGGTCACTTTGGTTGGCATACTAAGATTGCCAACATGTGCCACATCTATTGCTAAAAAAAATTACTCGGGCCATCAGTTTTGAGTTGCCACGTCTCAAATTGTCCAGATTTTACCCGCTCCTGCCAAATCTATTTCCTACGACATGTGCCAGTTTTGTTGTCAACCAAATTTGAATTTACTTTATATAATTATCTGAGTGGATATGTGGATGGAGGGTAACTATATTTCTCCCGGCAGTTAATATGCCCGCTGAATTTCTCGTTCCTTATTCAGACTGTCACAACCATGCACCCTAGGATTTTCTATCAGCGGTTAATCGCTCggtttgtttgggcttgtttgacttataagccatgattGAAAGTACTGGGATTAatttgatgtgagaaaaaaatattgttcgttgactgataagccaaACACGACACAACGAACAGATTGAATATAGCCTTGGGATTTCTCGTTCCATACATAATTCAGGTTGTTTCAACAGACTTCCGTATTGTACACGCCGGAGCCCACTCACAAATTTGCGCCGAATTCGTGAGTTCCTGCGAAGTCCGAAATCAAAATGATGACGTGAGAGAATCTAACACGACCAGCAAACGCGGTTACCGTTTTTGTGTGTGTTACTGACTTTTGATGCCCCGTTCTCGTGTCCTTAAATATGGCTTGAGCCATGTTTAGCTGGCCAAATTCGGTGCCGTCGAAAtcactgtagtatttcgtttatatttgacaataattgtctaaccattgactaattaggctcaaaacattcgtctcgcaaagtagaatcaaactgtgtaattagtttttgatttcgtctatatttagtacttcatgcatgtaccgtaagtttaatgtgacagggaatcttatttttacatagtgccaaattcaAGAGTTTAGAAAAACTAAACGTTTTTTTTCATcccaaataatatttttctctcgtaaattCCTCGGGCGTTTCCACCGACCATCTAAATTCCTCTCGAATTCGTCCGAGCGAACAGACCCAAGCTGTCGTAGCGCACCAACTCACGTCACCACGCGTACACAAACTCACA
Above is a genomic segment from Miscanthus floridulus cultivar M001 chromosome 3, ASM1932011v1, whole genome shotgun sequence containing:
- the LOC136542807 gene encoding zinc finger CCCH domain-containing protein 53-like isoform X2, with the translated sequence MDAYEATKVVFSRIQALDPDHAAKIMGSLLIQDHGEKEMIRLAFGPEALLHTVMAKARKDLGLLPAPGSGSGTPTSAAHSPFLLSRQNSGRSGGGGAGTAPSPLSVSSPSSWAPPPVFSRSNSVVSNGAAAEEALAAVGEDLMSPAAGGKAPPSPFFAAGDPLLYELQLQEQLAFLNDAGGGHQLPLLDAAGECRSPGSADAAVFFPYGGLGWANGGGPGHRRSSSVSELCLGGADGLGWKPCLYYARGYCKNGSACRFVHGGLPDDATALAGAKMDTATLEQQCQDILLRSKSQRLAAAAAFPYSPTGSLPGSPSAATKCLSLLLQQQQNENQRAAAAAAAAALMLGGDDAHKFMGRPRLDRADLASMMNPGSRQIYLTFPADSTFREEDVSNYFSIYGPVHDVRIPYQQKRMFGFVTFVYPETVKLILAKGNPHFICDARVLVKPYKEKGKVPDKYRKQQLQGERVDFSNGLDARDHFDLHQLGARMLQHSHSANEMLLRRKLEEQQQAMELQSRRLMGLQLLDLKTRSSPSPIGMPFSPTRAVASPTVESPPDSGEHGPKDSSGFLLPQRGAVNGGDKEESAGDASPNADSDQSAEHNLPDSPFAWPTKKSAATAFSRDPFAPSDSEIAAAAAASPGRNATAASFAGINNGGGLTGHLRPSALDIPSPKPYFFPMSRLSSDHGAGAIGM
- the LOC136542807 gene encoding zinc finger CCCH domain-containing protein 53-like isoform X1; the encoded protein is MDAYEATKVVFSRIQALDPDHAAKIMGSLLIQDHGEKEMIRLAFGPEALLHTVMAKARKDLGLLPAPGSGSGTPTSAAHSPFLLSRQNSGRSGGGGAGTAPSPLSVSSPSSWAPPPVFSRSNSVVSNGAAAEEALAAVGEDLMSPAAGGKAPPSPFFAAGDPLLYELQLQEQLAFLNDAGGGHQLPLLDAAGECRSPGSADAAVFFPYGGLGWANGGGPGHRRSSSVSELCLGGADGLGWKPCLYYARGYCKNGSACRFVHGGLPDDATALAGAKMDTATLEQQCQDILLRSKSQRLAAAAAFPYSPTGSLPGSPSAATKCLSLLLQQQQNENQRAAAAAAAAALMLGGDDAHKFMGRPRLDRADLASMMNPGSRQIYLTFPADSTFREEDVSNYFSIYGPVHDVRIPYQQKRMFGFVTFVYPETVKLILAKGNPHFICDARVLVKPYKEKGKVPDKYRKQQLQGERVDFSNGLDARDHFDLHQLGARMLQHSHSANEMLLRRKLEEQQQAMELQSRRLMGLQLLDLKTRSSPSPIGMPFSPTRAVASPTVESPPDSAGEHGPKDSSGFLLPQRGAVNGGDKEESAGDASPNADSDQSAEHNLPDSPFAWPTKKSAATAFSRDPFAPSDSEIAAAAAASPGRNATAASFAGINNGGGLTGHLRPSALDIPSPKPYFFPMSRLSSDHGAGAIGM